The following nucleotide sequence is from Streptomyces caniferus.
GAGCGCCACCGGCAGGGCTATCAGACAGGACAGGGCCAGGCACAGCGCGCTGAGCCAGACATGCTCGGCCAGGCGGTGCCACACCCCTTTCTCCCCGGCCCAGTTGGCGGCCGTCGTCAGCCACTGCCAGGCACCCGCGATCGCCCCCATCGTCAGGCCACCGCCTTCGCCGCACGGGCGCCGCGCCGCACACGGGCCCGCGCCCCCGTCCGCGCCCTCGTCCAGGGCGTCAGCAGCCGCTGCAGGCCCATGAGCAGCAGATCGGCAAGCAGTGCCAGCAGCACGCACAGCACCGAGGCCGTCAGCACCTCCGCCTTGAAGAAGCCCTCCATACCGCTGGCTATGAGGTTGCCGAGTCCGCCGTAGCCGACGACGGAGCCGATGGTCGTCATCGCCACCGTCGAGACCGTGGCGATACGCAGTCCGGCCACCAGCGCGGGCAGCGCGAGCGGGAGTTCGACTTCGTAGAGCATGCGCGCCGGGCCGTACCCCATCCCCCGGGCGGCCTCCCGCACCTCGGCGGGCACCGCCTGCAGACCGGCGAGGATGTTGCGCACCAGGATCGTCAGCGAATACAGCACCAGGCCCGTCACGACCACGGCCGCCGAGACTCCGAAGACGGGTGTCAGCAGCGCGAACATCGCCAGCGAAGGGACCGTGTAGAGCACCGTCGTCAGCCCCAGGACCGGTCCGGCGGCGCAACGCCACCGTCGGGCCACCAGCGCCAGCGGGAAGGCGATCAGCAGGCCGATCAGCACCGACACGGCCGTGATGCCGAGGTGCTGGACCGTCGCGTCCAGCAATTCCTGGCTGCGGGTGCGCAGATACTCACCGCAGATCCAGTCGTTTCTCTCCAGGCAGCCCGGCCCGGCGGCACCGCCGCTCATGGCTCGTCACCTCCCCCGCCCCGTTCGCTCACCTTTTCGATGACCGTCTGCGACCCTAAACCCCGCCACTGACAATCGGACCGGTCCCGCAGCTCATCGGCCCGCATCGCCATCCAGGCGCAACACCGCGTTCACGACCGCCCGTTCACAATGGGCCGTCCACACCTGGGGGAGAGCATGATCCGCTTCGAGCACGTCACCAAGAGCTACCCCGACGGCACGACGGCCGTGGACGACCTCACCTTCGAGGTCGCCGAGGGCGAACTCGTCACGCTCGTCGGGCCGTCGGGCTGCGGCAAGACCACGACGATGAAGATGGTCAACCGGCTCATCGAGCCCACCAGCGGCCGCATCCTCCTCGACGGCGCGGACATATCGGCCCTCGACCCCGTCCAGCTGCGGCGCCGTATCGGCTATGTCATCCAGCAGGTCGGTCTGTTCCCCCACAAGACGGTCCTGGACAACACCGCCACCGTCCCGCACCTCCTCGGCCGGCCCCGCAAGCAGGCCAGGGCGCGCGCCGCCGAGCTCCTCGACCTGGTCGGCCTGGACCCGTCGACGTACGGGGACCGCTACCCCGACCAGCTCTCCGGCGGCCAGCGCCAGCGCGTCGGGGTGGCCCGCGCGCTCGCCGCCGACCCTCCCGTCCTGCTGATGGACGAGCCGTTCGGCGCGGTGGACCCGGTGGTGCGCGAGCATCTCCAGAACGAGTTCCTGCGGCTGCAGTCCACGCTCCGCAAGACGGTCCTCTTCGTCACCCACGACATCGAGGAGGCGGTCCGGCTCGGCGACCGCATCGCCGTCTACGGGGCGGGCCGCATCGAGCAGTTCGACACCCCCGCGACGGTACTGGGCGCCCCGGCGACGCCGTACGCCGCCGCGTTCGTCGGCGCGGACCGGGGCCTGAAGAGACTCTCCGTCACGCCCGTCGAGCCCGGCGACCTCGAACAGCCCCCGGTCGTCCGCCTCGACGACCCGGCGGCCCGCGCCGCCGAGCGGCTCGCCGCCGACGGCGCCGCCTGGGCCGTCGTCCTGGACTCCGACGGATCGCTGTACGGCTGGGTCCCGGCCTCAGCACTCACGGGCGCCGCTAAGACACCGCGGACGGCAGGGACACCGCAGGCACCGGAAGCCCCGCAGGCCGCGGAAGCGTCACGAGCACCCTGGGCTGCGGAAGCCCCTCAGACACCCATCGGGACCGCCGGCGAAGAGCGCGCCGCGCTCTCCCCCCAGGGCGCCACCGTCCGCGCCCACGCCCGCCCGATGGACGCCCACCTGCCGCTCGGCGCGCCGCTCAAGCAGGCGCTCAGCACGCTGCTGCAGCACGACGCGGGCTGGATCGCGGTCCAGGAGGGCGACCGCTACCTGGGCGTCCTCACCCCCGCCCGGCTGCACACCGCCCTGCGCCGCTCCACTACGGCGGACGCCGCGAGGGTCCCGCGCGCGCAGGTGGCGCTCGATACGGTCCCGGACCCGGGCGGCAGGCCCGCCGGCGTCACGGCCCCGGTAAGCGGCGCCTGACCCCGGAGGCCGCCCCGGCGCGGCGCGGGCCCGGACGGCGGCGCCCCGGCCCGCTCAGGGGCGCGGACCGGCCTCACACCGTCGCGTCGGCCCCGCCGTTTCCGTTGCCGCCGTCCTCCGGCAGCTTGCACACCCGCTCCAGGAAGATCGCTGCGACGACCACCGCCGCCCCGGCGACCACCGACAGACCGGCGTAGATCGTCTGGTCCCGGCGCGGTGCGA
It contains:
- a CDS encoding ABC transporter permease; translated protein: MSGGAAGPGCLERNDWICGEYLRTRSQELLDATVQHLGITAVSVLIGLLIAFPLALVARRWRCAAGPVLGLTTVLYTVPSLAMFALLTPVFGVSAAVVVTGLVLYSLTILVRNILAGLQAVPAEVREAARGMGYGPARMLYEVELPLALPALVAGLRIATVSTVAMTTIGSVVGYGGLGNLIASGMEGFFKAEVLTASVLCVLLALLADLLLMGLQRLLTPWTRARTGARARVRRGARAAKAVA
- a CDS encoding ABC transporter ATP-binding protein, translated to MIRFEHVTKSYPDGTTAVDDLTFEVAEGELVTLVGPSGCGKTTTMKMVNRLIEPTSGRILLDGADISALDPVQLRRRIGYVIQQVGLFPHKTVLDNTATVPHLLGRPRKQARARAAELLDLVGLDPSTYGDRYPDQLSGGQRQRVGVARALAADPPVLLMDEPFGAVDPVVREHLQNEFLRLQSTLRKTVLFVTHDIEEAVRLGDRIAVYGAGRIEQFDTPATVLGAPATPYAAAFVGADRGLKRLSVTPVEPGDLEQPPVVRLDDPAARAAERLAADGAAWAVVLDSDGSLYGWVPASALTGAAKTPRTAGTPQAPEAPQAAEASRAPWAAEAPQTPIGTAGEERAALSPQGATVRAHARPMDAHLPLGAPLKQALSTLLQHDAGWIAVQEGDRYLGVLTPARLHTALRRSTTADAARVPRAQVALDTVPDPGGRPAGVTAPVSGA